The Huiozyma naganishii CBS 8797 chromosome 1, complete genome genome window below encodes:
- the KNAG0A07940 gene encoding uncharacterized protein (similar to Saccharomyces cerevisiae YGR130C; ancestral locus Anc_3.492), giving the protein MWSMLLGKKRKSSPISNPHSSYNTLKPEELGYKQKFPKKYAREIHFPAELTENEMRQRAILQDLDEKEQHLDHLKKSQRVVYIDKPVEKEDVVREPVDIQKVPKIPYSEYGQCNEAEFRNPVATPETPEEVVIYKHLNGTNKAYSKEIFDNIQRDICNHNAWLLSREGKANDQCATKMEEYNKQLAVLDDQIKSEKAAMNNLRRKQQRAIDLNENRLTKTFLLQTQQFTAEKNKIYKETERLNFAIRKHQDKNRQGILPDDASHDTVTVEETVYV; this is encoded by the coding sequence ATGTGGAGTATGCTACTtggaaaaaagaggaaaagttCCCCCATCTCCAACCCGCACTCATCGTACAACACGCTTAAACCGGAGGAGCTTGGATACAAGCAGAAGTTCCCTAAGAAATATGCAAGGGAGATCCATTTCCCAGCGGAGTTGACCGAAAACGAGATGAGACAGCGTGCCATCCTGCAGGACCTAGACGAGAAGGAGCAGCATCTGGAtcatttgaagaaatcacAGAGAGTGGTTTACATCGATAAGCCTGTTGAGAAGGAGGACGTGGTTCGAGAACCTGTTGACATCCAGAAAGTCCCAAAGATCCCATACAGCGAGTATGGCCAGTGCAACGAGGCTGAATTCAGGAACCCAGTGGCCACGCCGGAGACCCCCGAGGAGGTTGTCATTTACAAGCACCTGAATGGCACGAACAAAGCGTACTCCAAGGAGATCTTCGATAACATCCAGCGTGACATCTGCAACCACAACGCCTGGCTGTTGTCAAGGGAGGGGAAGGCCAACGATCAATGCGCTACCAAAATGGAGGAGTACAATAAGCAATTAGCAGTTTTGGATGACCAGATCAAGAGTGAGAAGGCCGCGATGAACAATCTTCGCAGAAAGCAGCAGAGGGCAATAGACCTCAATGAAAACAGGCTGACCAAAACTTTCTTGCTCCAAACGCAGCAGTTCACCgcggagaagaacaaaatttacAAGGAGACGGAGCGTCTCAACTTCGCAATCCGGAAACACCAGGATAAGAACCGCCAGGGGATCTTGCCCGATGACGCCTCGCACGACACAGTGACCGTGGAGGAAACCGTGTACGTTTAG
- the KNAG0A07930 gene encoding uncharacterized protein (similar to Saccharomyces cerevisiae YPR148C; ancestral locus Anc_3.491) has translation MFSNFSLDKLTSTITNAAQSAQDTIHNTILSPDAQTKLQFLKTTRYFQEKVGTISEDEIAKLPEGYQRLQEKSEAMEKVLKRLLVVTKTFELEGYDYPPNVTESLNHWWNEDENKKKKTQDFGDSSILNRSFAIAIGKAVLDSQYILSDLKEQQKTRGTEEKKVKREEEAEAAEEEDEADDGEQEAEDEEEEEEDIDMNNMISAFGLWSNCYKNIDQSKAEMDSMIVKEFNQKLTDMLEIDFKTVHKLCTRVQDSRLEFDTLRHKLKLKELEKEARRQVMEEVAEQQAEASGEPVRKRKSRAHGAQGGRKSTTEEAEKTSASENDSSKKSGKASGKSKKGKETAEEPQTEPKEAPPAAEAKEEPPAKETAPAKESNEAEEEENKLLERLEDEFVSNITAAVEKMTELTDSSELISLVKLFQNIQLVHYRQCVQELEASMKSLDELEAESLFE, from the coding sequence ATGTTTTCCAATTTCAGCTTGGACAAGTTGACGTCCACGATCACTAATGCAGCACAGTCTGCACAGGATACGATACACAACACGATTCTATCCCCTGATGCGCAAACCAAAttgcagtttttgaagacgaCGAGGTACTTCCAAGAGAAAGTGGGGACCATTTCAGAGGACGAGATTGCTAAGTTGCCCGAAGGTTACCAGCGGTTACAAGAAAAATCTGAGGCCATGGAAAAAGTCCTGAAGCGGTTACTCGTGGTGACtaaaacttttgaattgGAAGGGTACGATTATCCACCAAATGTCACGGAGAGCTTGAACCATTGGTGGAATGAGGATgagaacaaaaagaagaagactcAAGATTTCGGCGACAGTTCTATTTTGAACAGGTCCTTTGCGATTGCCATTGGGAAGGCAGTTTTGGACTCGCAGTATATACTGAGTGACTTGAAGGAGCAACAGAAAACGAGAGGAacagaggaaaaaaaggtCAAGAGAGAGGAGGAAGCTGAGGCTgccgaggaggaggatgaagCGGACGACGGTGAGCAAGAGGCCGAggatgaagaggaggaggaggaagatatTGACATGAATAACATGATAAGTGCCTTTGGGCTATGGAGCAACTGCTACAAGAACATTGATCAAAGCAAAGCTGAAATGGATTCCATGATTGTCAAAGAATTCAACCAGAAATTGACCGACATGTTGGAGATTGACTTCAAAACTGTGCACAAGCTGTGTACTAGAGTTCAGGACTCGAGGTTGGAGTTTGACACTCTTCGCCATAAGCTGAAACTGaaagaattggaaaaagAGGCCCGCAGGCAAGTGATGGAGGAAGTTGCTGAGCAACAGGCTGAAGCAAGCGGAGAGCCTGtaagaaaaagaaaaagtaGAGCCCACGGAGCCCAAGGAGGAAGGAAATCGACCACTGAGGAGGCTGAAAAGACCTCTGCGTCTGAAAATGACTCGTCTAAAAAGAGTGGGAAGGCAAGTGGGAAATCAAAGAAGGGGAAGGAGACCGCCGAGGAACCTCAAACTGAGCCAAAGGAGGCTCCGCCTGCTGCAGAGGCCAAGGAAGAACCCCCCGCAAAGGAGACTGCCCCTGCCAAGGAGAGCAATGAggctgaagaggaggagaacaaGTTGCTGGAAAGACTGGAGGATGAATTTGTGTCCAACATAACAGCAGCCGTGGAGAAGATGACTGAGTTGACAGACAGTTCTGAGCTAATCTCCTTAGTCAAGCTGTTCCAAAACATCCAACTGGTCCACTACAGACAGTGCGTCCAAGAGCTCGAAGCGAGCATGAAATCCCTCGACGAGCTCGAGGCGGAGTCATTGTTCGAATGA